DNA from Helicobacter pylori:
CAAGAAATTGTAATCCCTTTAAAAGGAAAAAGCTATAAAGTGTTTTTGGGGGAACTGCCTGAAATAAAATTGAAACAAAAAGCGCTCATTATTAGCGATAGCATCGTATCCGGGTTGCATTTATCGTATTTATTAGAGCGCTTGAAAGCCTTAGAAGTCAGAGTGTGCGTGATAGAATCTGGGGAAAAATACAAAAATTTCCATTCATTAGAGCGCATTTTAAACAACGCCTTTGAAATGCAATTGAACCGCCATTCTTTAATGATAGCCCTTGGTGGGGGAGTCATAAGCGATATGGTGGGGTTTGCGAGCAGTATTTATTTTAGGGGGATTGATTTTATTAATATCCCTACGACTTTACTCGCTCAAGTGGATGCGAGCGTGGGAGGGAAAACAGGGATTAACACGCCTTATGGCAAGAATTTAATCGGATCGTTCCACCAGCCTAAAGCGGTTTATATTGATTTAGCTTTTTTAAAAACCCTTGAAAAAAGGGAATTTCAAGCAGGGGTTGCTGAAATCATTAAAATGGCGGTGTGTTTTGATAAAAACTTGGTAGAAAGATTGGAAACAAAGGATTTAAAAGATTGTTTAGAAGAAGTAATCTTTCAAAGCGTCAGTATCAAAGCTCAAGTCGTTACACAAGATGAAAAAGAGCGAAACATCAGGGCTGGGTTGAACTATGGGCATACCTTTGGGCATGCGATAGAAAATGAGACCAATTATGAGCGATTTTTGCATGGCGAAGCGATCGCTATTGGCATGCGCATGGCTAATGATTTAGCCCTTTCTTTAGGCATGCTCACTCTAAAAGAATACGAACGCATAGAAAATTTATTGAAAAAATTTGATCTGGTATTCAATTACCAAATCACTGATATTCAAAAATTTTACGAACGCTTGTTTTTAGACAAAAAAAGCGAGAACCAAACCCTAAAATTCATTTTGCCTAAAGGCGTTGGAGCGTTTGAAGTTGCCTCTCACATCCCTAAAGAAACGATTTTAAAGGTGTTAGAAAAATGGCATTAAGGGTATTATTATTCTTTTGTTTTTTGTTTTTGCAAGCAGAGGATAAGAGTCAAGAATTATCATCTATACAAAAACAAATGGCTTTGGTGGATAAAAAACTCGCCAAAGACGATAACGTGTGGTTGAAAAAATTTGAAAACTATAAGATCTACAACCAAATTTATACCGAAAAAGAGAGCGTGAGACAGGAATTAAGGCGCTTAAAAAACAAAAAAAGCAAGGATTTATTAAAGATTAGCACCTTAGAGCATACCCTAAAGGCTTTAGAATCCCAACAAAAAATGTTTGAAAGCTATG
Protein-coding regions in this window:
- the aroB gene encoding 3-dehydroquinate synthase, with amino-acid sequence MQEIVIPLKGKSYKVFLGELPEIKLKQKALIISDSIVSGLHLSYLLERLKALEVRVCVIESGEKYKNFHSLERILNNAFEMQLNRHSLMIALGGGVISDMVGFASSIYFRGIDFINIPTTLLAQVDASVGGKTGINTPYGKNLIGSFHQPKAVYIDLAFLKTLEKREFQAGVAEIIKMAVCFDKNLVERLETKDLKDCLEEVIFQSVSIKAQVVTQDEKERNIRAGLNYGHTFGHAIENETNYERFLHGEAIAIGMRMANDLALSLGMLTLKEYERIENLLKKFDLVFNYQITDIQKFYERLFLDKKSENQTLKFILPKGVGAFEVASHIPKETILKVLEKWH